A window of Mucilaginibacter robiniae genomic DNA:
TATTGGTGTTGCAACTGGAAGTATTAACAACCACTCCTGTGCCTACCTATTAAGCCGGGCACTGGCGTGGAATGTTTTAAAGCACCGTGTTGTATGAATAAACGGAAGCGGGGTTTTGCTTGCGGCCATCAGGCCACTACCTCATAAATAACTACAGGTTGGGCTTTGTTTTTAAGCGTAACCTCGCCAATTTTTTCGCAGCTGAAGTTGCCTTTAACCTTCAGATAAGTTTCTTCGTTAATTACAATTTGGCCTGGTTTGGCAGCAGCCTGCAGGCGTTGTGCAGAATTAACCACATCGCCTATAACGGTATAATCTAGCCGTTTCAGCGATACCGACCCAATATTGCCCGATACCATCTCGCCAGAGTTGATACCGATAGAGATTTGCGGCTGGTGGGCTTGGTTATCGCCAATGGTAATGGGCTGTACGTTGTCCAGCTGCTTTTTAATAGATAAGCCTACCTCTATGGCCCGGTCCAAATGGTAATCACCCCTAAATACGGCCATTACGGCATCGCCTATAAATTTATCTACATGGCCGCCTTGGGCAATGATTTCTTTTACAATATCATCAAATAAGCTGTTGAGCAGGTTAACAACGGTGCCTGCCGGTACCCGCTCGGTAATAGCCGTAAAGCCGCATACATCCACAAACATTACCGTAGCATCCAGCAGTTCGCTTTTCATCAGGCTTTGCTCAAATTCTTTATGCGTCATGAAGTTGAGCACATGCTCATCTACATACATTTTCAGTATGTTGTTTTCCTGTATGGCTCTGATGGTTTGCTGCAGTTGCTTTACATGGTCGATGGTTTTTTGCATGGTACGGTCGAGGTCTTCAAAATCAACCGGCTTGCATACAAAATCAAAAGCGCCGCGGTTCATGGCAGTACGTATGTTCTGCATATCACCATAGGCTGATACCACTACTGCCTTTAGTACCGGATTAG
This region includes:
- a CDS encoding adenylate/guanylate cyclase domain-containing protein, whose amino-acid sequence is MAKILVVDDEEDLEILVRQKFRRKIRENVYEFVFARNGAEALEQVQAHPDLDIILSDINMPVMDGLTLLSRLPEANPVLKAVVVSAYGDMQNIRTAMNRGAFDFVCKPVDFEDLDRTMQKTIDHVKQLQQTIRAIQENNILKMYVDEHVLNFMTHKEFEQSLMKSELLDATVMFVDVCGFTAITERVPAGTVVNLLNSLFDDIVKEIIAQGGHVDKFIGDAVMAVFRGDYHLDRAIEVGLSIKKQLDNVQPITIGDNQAHQPQISIGINSGEMVSGNIGSVSLKRLDYTVIGDVVNSAQRLQAAAKPGQIVINEETYLKVKGNFSCEKIGEVTLKNKAQPVVIYEVVA